In the Cucurbita pepo subsp. pepo cultivar mu-cu-16 chromosome LG17, ASM280686v2, whole genome shotgun sequence genome, TTGCTAGATATTACAATTATATTGTAAAAtggtaggttgtgacccttaCATGCAAACATGATAAGGTGGCAACATGAGATGACGTCCAACTAGCCATGCAAGGGTCAAGACAAGACAGACACTCCACGACACAGTATGATCATTtgccaaaatcatgtctactcttattatacaaaaaatgtctcaaaatgtactttaAAGGATGGTATTAGCTCTCAACTACCCTTAGGCCCTGTGGCCTAAGCAAGCTACTCCGTGCGCACAcacgtgtgtcacagtgtgggcgAGCGTCTTGAGTGTCTTCCTTTTAAATGAGTATTTAAAGGATAGTGTCAGACGACACAAGTGTTTCGACATTGTGCCCCAACCCATCTGTCAGAGGTTGGTACATGCACCCGCTGTCTGGTATGGAGTCCATAAATGATACGACATGGAGATGAGAGGGTTCATGCCCCGATGAAAACCCAGATGGATGGATATTAGGATGTCCTGATTAGATGAGTGACACATGGGTCAGTTCTGCTAGACATGTTTGAGCAAGCTAAGATGCCTAGCTGTCTTGAAACATGAGATTGCATCACGATGTATGAGTCGTGTTGTTGGAAACCAAGATGAGGGCTGAGATACGATGTTGCACACAAGAGACTTTGGCCAgaagtagaggcaaggtcgagccgaatgacttGACCTAGTGTAAGGAGCTGCAGACAGTTGAACATGCATGCACGGGCACCTGTGTAGCGCGAACAAGCTTAGATTCCCCATGAGCTGTGTTCAATTGGCGAAGGAGAACCTTGCCTAACGATGCCATGAAGACGagagaaaatttgaatgaagCTTATCATAAGCGTGCTATGATCAATACGCCACACAATTAAGAAGGTACAAACATGACTCTAGGTAAGTTAGTCTAACATCTACCCTTCTCCTTAAGAGATTAAATATAACTTggacttattttattaaataaaaagaacattGGAGTaagctaaaattttatatctattatTTGATAGAACGATATACTAGGTCCATTAATGACTTCTAACAGAAATGTATTGAGTTCgacaataaattttgataatatttgaTCAAATTGGAGACTTAAAAATGcttaacttttaaaactatagaaaataatttacaacTTTCTCTAGTAgttcaatttcaaaacaacTTTGCTGCACATTACGTTTTCGTTGGATGGGTAAATGATGAAACAACTGATAATAcatttgttatttttcaattgatttaaaaatcAACATGGCACAAAGAagaaacccaacaaaaaaaaaaaaaccacccACTACACCAGAACATTGATCAAATAAACGAAGACAGCTGCGATAACGAAGAAATCCCAAAGAACATCTTCAAACCCAGTAAAGCAAAAGACTCGTTTCTGAGAATTTCTGAGACTGCTCCCAATTTTTCAAGTATATGTTTCGACTATTTCCATCATTTGTTGTCAAGCTGCAGAGCTTTAGGATCGAGCGGAATCGTTCCCACCGTCAAAACACCACGTGTTTCAGTATTATATCCATTAACTTTGATTGGCATCGAACCTACAGTCATAACTTCAGTAGGTTTGGAATTTGTATCACTTGCAGCAGCTGGTGTAGCTCCTCCTCCTGAAGTCTTTTCAACCACTTTCCCGCCAAGTTCAAGTGATTCCATCCTCAAAGTCGATGTAACATCAGCTTTTTCTTCACCGTCGAGCTTGGGACTTTCCTTCACTGCCACAGTACCAGGATTTGAATAGACTTGCTCAGCTCTCGAGGTTGCATTCCTTTCCGACCCCCTCGCACCATCGTTGGCCTTGTTAAGATTTTTATCCTCTCTCAAAGGTTGCTCAACAACACAATTTAGCTGGCGGGTTTGATCTAATGCAGGTACAAAATATGGACGCTCCAGCCTTCTAACAACCAACCTCGCTTTCTCTTCCTGCATGATCTTCTGACGGTTTTCATAATAAATGAAGTCGTCAAGTAAAGAGGTCTTTAATGTATGATTCTTGAATAATTTTATCATCTCCAGACCTTTTATAAATGGTAactgcaaaagaaaatataattcgAAAAGGTTAGAACCgtaaaaatcaatttcattttctgcCAGTCTGACTAAATTGCTTTTagctacaaaaaaaaaaaaaaaaaaaaaaaaaaaaaaaaaaaaaaNTATGATGACGccaaaacaaatcaaattttcaaggaACACGCAATCAAACTAGCCAAACATTGGCACTTAGTTGCTACTCACAAGATTGTAAAGTGATCAACTTTAAACATTGAACAAGAAATACACAAAATgtaataaacttaatttacATCGACCAATAGTCCtacataaaagaaagaacactGAGTAGCGAGGCTATGCTTGCCATAAACAACTTAACAGTATCACATCTACAAGGCACGAAGATCATTCAATCCATAAGACCCAGGAAAGCAAAGCAAATGCAACCTAACACCACAAGATATCCAAATCACTCCCAAACAGAAGAACACAAGAAAGTGGATGATACGCCACAGAACTAatcaaaaagatattttctACGAATAAAGATATTACTGGACtgaatagaaaataagaaagcTACTTACTTCTTGCGTGTCTCTGCTATTAGTAACAGGTTTATTTTCATTGTTCTCCAAAATGACATGCCTAAAGTTGTTGTTCGGCACATCTTTGATAATGTGCCATTTAACAGGGAAGCTTCCACTCCATTTATCCTGCTGCCAAAAATCCATATCCCTGTTGAAGTCCACAGGGCCAATCATCTCTGCGACACCACAGAACTGACCACTTGCATTGACCTATAtaccaaaatataaaatcaacaacctgaaaggaaaaacatatCTAATATCacaaaatctaaaagaaaaaaaatcaacttacagagaagaagaggaataCAGGACAGCTTCTCGATTTCACTAAAACTATTCTCTGAGCATCTTCGTATGCAATATTCAGTTTCTTATTCCCATTAGGAGTGGAGGACCAAACATTATACTTAATGCTCTTGTGAACATCATCCTCACTGTAagatttaattacaaaaaactTCGCATCCATGTATTCAACAGGAAAGTCATCCTTATTATACTGATCTGTGTGAATAATAATGTTTCCATCTGCATTACCATCTCCAGCCTTGGTTGTGTAGGCCTTCAGAACCAGTTGGGTTTTAGATCTGCTGATTCTAGGACCTCGATTTTGCTCACTTAACGCATCTGGACTAGCATTTGCACTACCCAAAACTCTACCAACTTGAACCTTAGGCTGAAATTTTGTGATTGCAGCCTGTCCATGAGCACTTGATCGAAAGTCAGAAAAGCCATTATTGATAGGATGAGAAACTCTCAATTGACTATGTTGAGAAACAACCTTTCCATTTGATATGTCATCCACTGGATGAATTGAACCATAAGCACCTCTACCCTGTAAGCACAGatcaaaaatccaaaaaagttCCATTAGCCACTGAAAGTGAAAGGAAACTTGCATGTGCGCATAACACCTAATATGGAAAACTAATTGAATAGATAATCTCAATCACATTTAATAGCGACAATAAACAAATCCAACTATAAGAAGAGACGTAGATCATGAAAATTCCCTCCAAGTAGACACAAGTGACCTTCAATACaggaaaaacaattaaatttaccTGATAAACACGTGATGAAATTGACCCAGCATGACTACCAGCAGAAATGCTACCAAGTGTTGCACTTTGCTTACTTGGACCAACATTAGCTCTTGGCACTTCTGATAACCTGTCCAAGGAATTTCTCTGGCCTAAAGTAGGATTGGTGGCGTTCCTAGAAAAGTTTCCAGAACTCTCATTTTTATGCattcttccatttccattaGATCTATTAATTGAAGGATCAATCAATTCATTGGAACTATTGGGGACAGTATCTGGCTGAACGATAACAGGGACATATGCAGGTGAAGAAACAGAGCTTTCATAAGAAGGAATGGTGTAAAACTGTTGGGCCCCTATATATGGACCATCTGGTCCCATCACAGCACTATGTATGTAAGGATTATACGGGTTGTATTGAGACTGTGCATATCCATAGCTTGGCGTATAATATACATAAGACGAATTCTCATTTTGAGCACCCTAAATCAAGAGAGATAATAAGGACcatcagaaaaaaaaatgaagttatGGCTaagcaagaaaatataaaatacagATATCTATTACTCACTGTGTAATGGATATCTGGACCATCTAAACCAAAAATCCGAGAATGATCCTCCCATTCGCCAGGTGATTCAAATCCTTCAACAATAAAGACACATATGTGAGTCATCATAGCATCATCTAAATTGCTACATCATATATTCACGAATATTACCTGTACAGTAATAACCATAATTGGCAGCAGTAGGGTAATAAACGCCCTgatcaaaaataaattcagGGGTGGCTCCTTCATTGTACATGTTTTCGCTTGCTCGAGTAACAGATCTATCAAATATTGCTTAATTGAATGCCTCAAAACTGAATTTGAGATTCAGCAAATCTAAGGAACGTCTGAATCCGATGCAAGgcacaaaaaaagaacaaaagaaaataaattagatgTGTTCGGGCATACTATATTAAAGATAagcagaaaaggaaaaatatcaAGCATTTCTATTCCAGAATATAATAACAACGAAGCAACAAGGTTACCGAGCAATTCAATTACAAAATTGGTGAAAAGCATACAATCAAGAATCTGATCGACTCCAACGATGCTAGTTTCAAAGGAAGATCTAAAAAGGACAAGGCAAATGTTCCTattaacattaaatatatagtaGAATGAAAACAAATGACTTCCCCGATGGCTAACAACAGAGAAACTCAAATGAATGACTTCTTCTAAAACCTTACAAGCGAAGGTTAGCAGCAGTTACGGGGAGAGGGCAGTAGTAAGTCGTTAAAAAAGAGGCACTATTCAGTTGACTAAGCGTCTAGATAAATGACTGATGCTTGACTAGAGTCCCTGAGCATGAAACTCGCGTACAAGTGAAGTAATTAATAGTAGCATAGTGGAATTTGAGTCAAGCATCCCCTTGCACCTTGATGTATTTAGATTTTGAGCTACCTTCTCAAATTCAATCGGTCTGGAGTCAAACATCCACTTCCACATCCAAATGTAGAacgaaacaaaatattaacccAAGGCCGACGGAATTGGACAAGAAGGCAGCTGAAAATCTAAATACATCAGGTAAAATTATTTTCGAATAAAATTCCAGCGCAAGGAATCAGtagaacaaaaattcaaactccCAAACAGTTATCGAGTACACAAATATTCAGGAATTAAGCAGAAAACGCAGAGACAGATGAcggaaaattgaaaagaattaaacGAAATTTGTAAGACAGAAGGGTGAATacatggaagaaaaagaaaaggaaaagagcaGGGGAGAGTAGAATAGTACCAGAGAAAAGGTGATTGGAGCCATGGAAGAACGCTACAGCAGCGGAGATTGAGAATTAAACAGGAAGGGAAAGGGGTTTGAGCAACATAGGGAAGGCTGAACAAGAAAACCCTAACCACGAGGGGAAGGAGgggaaggaggagaagaaggaagagggGGGGGATTTTGCGTGTGTGAAGAAAGCACAAGCAGAGACGCGGAAAGGGGAGATTCCAACTTCCAAGCGTCTACGCAGCGTATCCAGTGCCTGGCCAAAATACCCCTAATGAGTTACCAAAATAACAACTTTGCCACTACGGAACCCAATGGGCTGGACTCGGCCCGGAAGAGGAAAAATCTAGGAGGCCACGTGGAAAAGAAGTATTGGTTAAGAGAGTGAAGCGAGAAGAATTTGAGTTCAAGAAGGAGTTCTGACGCAGCTCTAGAATCCAGTACACAATGCAACAGAATTTTCTCAACCTCTCATCTTTGTCTTGTCCCGCAAGTAAATCACTATTTGCAACACATGAATCACACGTGTcacttcctcttctttctaCACATTTACCTCCCTTCCTCAGATAAAACTTATAGCACATAGGTAAGTAAATTTATTTACAGTTCTGTTCAAACTACGagattaaaacaaagaaaattaccACAACGGTTACCTCTTTAGGGTAAAGAAAGAGGAACTGTtgaccaaaattaaaaaggattTTTGTTAACATAAAATCTgtcaacataaataaataataaaacaagaaTAGAATAAGGGCGATTGTGACTCAGCTCCATGAAGGATTATTTTCTCATcctctcttaaaaaaatatatattttattgtaagataaaatttaaaatctatttttgttaactattattttagtttttaaaattttgctcCATTTTTGAAGACCTACTTTAGTGTATAgataagaagagaaaaaatggttaattttaaaaaatcaaattttatccaaaggaaaaagaaaaaaatcagttcttttttttttaatcctggAATACTGGCGGCGACCGAAAAAAGTGATAGAGCGCGCGCTCGCGAGTggtaaagagagaaaaagaggacGAGGTGGCGGTGGGCTTTGGTGATTGCCGGTTGAAGAATTCCTATTTTGAATGTGTAGATGCGAGATTCATCAATTTGACCAACTACATCAAATCTGTTTTTTGATCGAAGAATGGTAATCAGTCGGACTTGCAGCTGAATGATGGGTTTGATCTGTTTCTCTCTACAATTTGAATCTTGGGTTGGACGGTTCGTGGAGTTATAACTCATTCATGAACGATCACCTGCTGCAGGAAGTGTTCAAGTTTAATGGAGTACAAGTAATTTCAATCAAATGGAAGAGCAGTCGAGGTTTTGCTTCGAATGTCTTAAAGGTCGAATCAGAGTCGATTTCTCCGACCGACTCATAGTCTCCTATGCCATCTCCGACACGGCCCTGCCCTTCACCTCCACCGCCGTTGTTCAGGTCTCGTTCCCACTGGTGCATAATCTTAATAGGAATGCGTTTAAGAGAGTGCATTAGAAGATGTTCTCTCGTTATCTGATTATTTTTTCGCGCAGGTGTCAAATGGGGAAACCTCAGGCTCTCAATTTATGATCGTGTATCTGCCAGGCCATGATTACAATTGCATAACCAACTATGTGTATGGTcatctttttctcattttagatTTTAGCACACTTCTGAACATTATTGCTCTCAAGCGTCTCAAACTCGGGAACCAGTTTGGATAAGCTGCTTGATAGTATCAGATGAATTATGGCTTTCTCCGTATTcgtttacttaatttttttcaaggGAGAATTTAACACCATCCCACTCCCCAATGCAGGAATGAGTATTTACTGGACAATTTCAACGGTGGTAACGAAGACAGTACTCACACTCTATCTCAGATTAGTGGAGATCAAGTTGAAACTCAAGGGGATAGTCCTCATAAAGGTTCTTTGTATTCGCCACAAATTGAAGGGAAATCACTTACTGACGGTTCTAACTACAACCATTCCAGTAGGCTCTCTTGTTCGAGGATAATCAGTTCTTTGGCCCCCATTGCCCGTATTAGCATTTCATCCCCCTCTACCTTTGATGAAATTGCTTCCAATCTCTTGTCTGGATCTTTAGAAGATCATATATTGCACTCACTTTGTCTCTTAATTGAAGGAAGAGCTTCAGGAAGGGACTCCATAAATTTTCTCAGCTTAGTTGGAATTCCTTCTTTTCAAGAGACTGTCTTCTTGAATTGCTTGAGGCATCCCAATATCGTGCCTGTTCTTTCAATGCTAAGGACTCATGGTTATACCAATGCAATATTGCCTACGACTCCATACACATTAGAGAACATTCTCCATTATAGTCCGGATGCCATAAAGTCTGAGTGGCATATTAGGTTTCTACTATATCAGCTACTATCCGCCCTTGCCTTTATACATGGCTTAGGGATCTTCCATGGCAATATATGCCCATCCAGTGTGATGTTAAATGAGATGTGCTGGTCTTGGCTGCAAATTTGTGATATGCCTGGGTTAGTGTGTgatttaaataggaaagaaaaaaaatgttcgaTGGCTACATCAGGACAGATACATTGTTGTGCAAAGGATTGTTCTTCCAAAGCTCTTTACGCTGATTTGAGTGTTTCTTCCTCAATAGACTGGCCGTCTGATTTTATGCGATGGTGGAGGGGTGAGATGAGTAATTTTGAGTATTTACTTGCCTTAAATAGATTGGCTGGGAGAAGGTGGGATGACCACAAATTTCACACAATAATGCCATGGGTAATAGATTTTAGCACAAAGCCAGATGAGAGTTCAGATGTCGGATGGCGGGACTTAAGCAAAAGCAAATGGCGATTGGCAAAGGGTGATGAACAGTTGGACTTCACCTACACTACCtctgaaatcccacatcatgTATCAGATGAGTGTCTCTCTGAGCTGGCTGTCTGCAGCTATAAAGCCAGAAGGTTACCTTTAAGCATTTTACGTATGGCCGTCCGTTCAGTTTATGAGCCCAATGAATATCCTTCTAACATGCAGAGGCTTTATCAGTGGACCCCTGATGAATGCATTCCTGAATTTTATTGTGattctcaaatattttattcaatgcATGATGGTATGGCTGATTTGGCTGTACCTCCATGGGCAGGTAGTCCTGAGGAGTTCATTAAATTGCATCGTGATGCTCTAGAAAGTGATAGAGTGTCAGAAAAACTCCATGAGTGGATTGACGTCACGTTTGGATATAAAATGTCAGGTGAAGCTGCTATTGCTGCCAAGAACGTTATGTTGCCTTTATCTGAACCTACGCTCCCAAGGTCGATGGGACGTCGTCAGCTCTTTAGTCGACCTCACCCAAAACGGAAAGTTCCAACCAAGAGATCATGTCAAAGCCCTGTAATGTCAGCTGAGAATCAATGCCATGCAAGTGAAGCGGAAgataaagatattattatgTCTGAAATAtcctatctagaagaattagaagAAGCATCATCATTCCTTGAAGAGGCCAGACATTTAAATGCTGTTTATGGCTATTATGctaaaaaattggaagataTGACTTCCAAAGAGGTTTTATCGGCTGAGAGCTTCAATAAATGTTTAACCAATACTTCTGATATATTTGTGCAGCATGAGCTTCGAACCAATATTACACTGAGCTATCTTCTTGAGCATGTTGAAGTGGAGGGTAAAGATTCAATTGGATATCAAGACTTGTTATcatggagagagagaatatcTCAATTGCAATTTTCTAATGGTGCTGCGAATGATATCTTTTCTATTGGTTGTATTCTAGCAGAGCTTCATTTGAGGAGGCCACTTTTTCATTCTACCTCATTGACTATGTACTTGGAAAGTGGTATCTTGCCTGGCTTTATGCAAGAACTTCCTCCTGATATTAAAATTCTTGTTGAAGCATGCATCCAAAAGGACTTGACAAGGTGGAATTTTGAGgctttttactttttgattTCGTTAGTTGTAAATAGGAATTACAGTTCAAATATATAGTGCCTGGtgtcttttgattttgtttcttccaAGTAGCATTTGTCTTGTGTATTTCACTGGTTGTAGGTTGACGAGTTTATATGCTATGGACTCTACCTGACTAACTCTTCCTATTTTATTAACCTGGTTAGGAGGCCATCAGCCAAAAATATATTGGAATCACCTTGTTTTCCTGCTACAATCAAGTCATGCTACTTGTTTCTAGCTCCACTTCAGATTCTTGCAAAAGATGTTACCCGACTTCGTTATGCTGCAAATTTTGCAAAACAAGGGGCTCTCAAGGCAATGGGAGAATTTGCTGCTGAAATGTGCGCTCCCTATTGTCTGCCTCTTATATTGGCTCCTCAGTCAGATGCGGAAGTAGAATGGGCTTATGTACTACTAAAAGAGTTTTTGAAGTGTCTGATGTCTAAGGCAGTGAAGACTTTGGTTTTACCTGTTATCCAAAAAATTTTACAGGCTAGTCATGAATTCCTTTTGTCTATTTCattgtattattaaaattttatatatcgCTTTacttattaatattttaatttcaggTTCCTGGTTATTCACATTTGAAGGTTTCTCTTCTCCAAGATTCATTTGTAAGAGAAATATGGAATCGGCTTGGTAAACAAGTGTATATGGAAACAATTCATCCTTTGGTCGTGTCTAACCTATCTGTTGCTCCACATAAGAGCTCAGCAGCTGCTGCTTCAGTGCTTCTTATTGGCTCTTGTGAAGAACTTGGGATGCCTGTTACCGTTAATCAGGTTTAACTTGTATTGAAGTCTTTGGACTTTGATgatataaaaatttgtatttgataTCCATATGTGCTCATCGTAATTTGTCTATAAGCCGTGTATGCATGTGACTCACTGCAGTTATAActtactctctcttgttccaGACAATCCTGCCTTTAATTAACTGCTTTGGGAAAGGAATCTGTGCAGATGGCATTGATGCGCTGGTTAGAATTGGTATTCTTGATTTGTTGAGTGGTTGGTATGACTTCTTTTTGAACGTAGACATGTTCAGTtaagtaattttaattctattgtTTAGGTGGTCTTTTTGGTGATATATTCGTTGTCAAGCAGATGCTTCCATTACTCAAGAATGTTGTTAGGTGctgcattaaatttttttctctgtcCAAACCTGAACCCATGCAAAGTTGGAGTAGTTTAGCCCTTATTGATTGTTTCACCACATTAGATGGCCTTGTTGCCTACTTACCAGGTGAAGTGGTATTAAAGGAGCTTATTGAGGTAAATTTTTCTGATATACTCGGGCAAAGTTGCAAATGTGAATTGATGTTTCTGAACTTTTGGTGCATCCTATGGTTATGTAGGGCCAGAAATGTTTGCATGTCATGGTGCTAATTCAGAAGAATTTGGATGTCTCAGTGCTTCAGGtgattcaaatttctcaccacAAAGCATGCATGCATTTGTACATTtgacctaaaaataaatttgagaaGTTCATTACCACCAAATGTTTTTCGACCTAGGTAAAAATGTGTTGCTAAATAAATGTTTGTTGGTTAAGGTTCTTTTCTAGTTTAATATTTACTGGTTCTTTGAAAATATGCGTGATCTCTTATCTCCATTTAGTTGGGAATTGAAGTACGTTTAGAAGATTGGATAACACTAGATTGAAGGCTTTTCAGCATTCTGTTGGGAAGAAGTGGTGTCTCTTTTAAGATAAATACTGGGAAGATGTCTGATAAATATGCGACCAATTGGATCACCTTTGCATCTTTAGACGGTCTGATTTCTtgtaatctttttaattttatattaatcttcttttccttcgTTAATGTAGTATGTTTCTTGCTCATATACATTTTTCGTTTtcatagagaaaaaaaaaaaaaaatagacgtTATGGTTGTCATGACCTGATTATTGAGGCTTCGAAAACTGAATCGAGACTAAAAAGACGATAgcgaaaacaaataaaattaatagacAAATAAAATAGAGGTTAAAAATccgataaaattttaaacaagaaaaagaagacaacTAACACCAAAACTAAATACAAAACTAAATTCCAATATAAGATGACGTTGTACAACATTTTACAAACGggaaatacaaatataaaagaaaatacaaaagactccaaatgTGAAAATGGACTGATGCTCCGGAACGATACCCCTCTGTGTCAATGCAGCTTTCGAGCACCTCTCCACCTTGACCAGTACCTaaaaaagaaggagaaaaaggggtgagtataaaaatatactccgttagcaacctacttgtaggctttcATTGCTTCCTTCTTCTAGTAGATGCCCATGACTTTCCTTTGGTCTATACGAAGACCCAATTGATTCCTCGTTGATCATCTATCCGTGTAGTCCCTAGTCCCTTGTTGAGACTGGTTTACGGCGTCACGACGTCGACCTTGACCCGTTTCTACACTCAATAGAAGCTATTCATGCTGAACCACCTACCTGCATAGTCCCTGGTCTCTACCAAGACCGGTTTACGAAGTCGCAGCGTCGACCTTGATTCGTTTCTACGCTCAATAGGGGCTCTCATCTTGACACCTACCCGTGTAGTCCCTAGTCCAACAAGGACTGGTTTATGGGTTCACCTATTTCTACACTTAATAGGGGCTCTATTCACCTACCTGTGTAGTCCCTAGTCCAACCAGGATTGGTTTATAGGTTCGCCTATTTCTACACTCAATAGGGGTCCATGTCTTGAGCTAACTACCCATGTAGTCCTTAGTTCTTCTCAAGAACTAGTTTAATGGGATTAGAATGTTTGCCCTGTCCCGACTCTACACTCAATAGTAACTCAACTAGTTTTGTGAAGTAGGCTACTTAAAATCATGTTAATACACTGTGGAGGCCTACTGGGTTCTTAGGGTCGTTCATGCGGTTTAAATTCCATTTTCTCAATTCCAGGACGTTCTAGGTTAGCCTCTCAGCTTAACCAATCCCTTGGTGCACATAGGTCTGATCTCTAGTTCTACATGTAAACGACACTAGCTATAGCGCCCTAATCTTAACTGTGATCTTGATACATGCTCTACTCGGAAAATACATCTATCAACCATCTCTAACACATAAATCATGTCTACCCGTTCACAGATGTTATTTAAAAAGGTATTCCTACCAAGCCTTAATGCATGAAAACCATAACATAAATCATACACACAatcaaacaatcaaacaatcaaacaaGCTCAACGgagagataacatccatcaatcactTAGAGCACAGATCAGAATATCCCTTCCTCCATCATACCACAGCGGACgacattaaattaaacatgTTTCTCAATTCTCTTGCTCTAAGGgcaattttgtaatttcatcatGCACATGTCATAATCACCAAAATTGTTCATTCTCGGTTCTAATCACACGTATTCTAACCACCTAAGGTCCATCATGCTCGCATACTAGCTTGTTCTAGTGATCCCTACCAGTATTACTTACCTAAAATCCAGATGGTTACTAACCGGAATGAAGCGTGCCCTGTGAAGCTCGCTTTTCCACTAGTTGGGAGCCCCATATTTCTTGAAAGCTCGCTGGTAGGTCCTGAATCAAGTTAAATTTAGGTCAGTATCAAAACTGGGACAAAAAACAGTCGAACGGGAGTTAAATCGGGATAAAAGGGAACCTCGCATGCTGATTCACGCGCCTCACGTGCTCAGAGGGGGTTCACGTGTGCGTACCATGTGTTGGGTGTAAGGAAGTCGCGCAGGGGTGTTTGACACGT is a window encoding:
- the LOC111778663 gene encoding uncharacterized protein LOC111778663 isoform X2, giving the protein MYNEGATPEFIFDQGVYYPTAANYGYYCTGFESPGEWEDHSRIFGLDGPDIHYTGAQNENSSYVYYTPSYGYAQSQYNPYNPYIHSAVMGPDGPYIGAQQFYTIPSYESSVSSPAYVPVIVQPDTVPNSSNELIDPSINRSNGNGRMHKNESSGNFSRNATNPTLGQRNSLDRLSEVPRANVGPSKQSATLGSISAGSHAGSISSRVYQGRGAYGSIHPVDDISNGKAAITKFQPKVQVGRVLGSANASPDALSEQNRGPRISRSKTQLVLKAYTTKAGDGNADGNIIIHTDQYNKDDFPVEYMDAKFFVIKSYSEDDVHKSIKYNVWSSTPNGNKKLNIAYEDAQRIVLVKSRSCPVFLFFSVNASGQFCGVAEMIGPVDFNRDMDFWQQDKWSGSFPVKWHIIKDVPNNNFRHVILENNENKPVTNSRDTQELPFIKGLEMIKLFKNHTLKTSLLDDFIYYENRQKIMQEEKARLVVRRLERPYFVPALDQTRQLNCVVEQPLREDKNLNKANDGARGSERNATSRAEQVYSNPGTVAVKESPKLDGEEKADVTSTLRMESLELGGKVVEKTSGGGATPAAASDTNSKPTEVMTVGSMPIKVNGYNTETRGVLTVGTIPLDPKALQLDNK
- the LOC111778663 gene encoding uncharacterized protein LOC111778663 isoform X1, yielding MYNEGATPEFIFDQGVYYPTAANYGYYCTGFESPGEWEDHSRIFGLDGPDIHYTGAQNENSSYVYYTPSYGYAQSQYNPYNPYIHSAVMGPDGPYIGAQQFYTIPSYESSVSSPAYVPVIVQPDTVPNSSNELIDPSINRSNGNGRMHKNESSGNFSRNATNPTLGQRNSLDRLSEVPRANVGPSKQSATLGSISAGSHAGSISSRVYQGRGAYGSIHPVDDISNGKVVSQHSQLRVSHPINNGFSDFRSSAHGQAAITKFQPKVQVGRVLGSANASPDALSEQNRGPRISRSKTQLVLKAYTTKAGDGNADGNIIIHTDQYNKDDFPVEYMDAKFFVIKSYSEDDVHKSIKYNVWSSTPNGNKKLNIAYEDAQRIVLVKSRSCPVFLFFSVNASGQFCGVAEMIGPVDFNRDMDFWQQDKWSGSFPVKWHIIKDVPNNNFRHVILENNENKPVTNSRDTQELPFIKGLEMIKLFKNHTLKTSLLDDFIYYENRQKIMQEEKARLVVRRLERPYFVPALDQTRQLNCVVEQPLREDKNLNKANDGARGSERNATSRAEQVYSNPGTVAVKESPKLDGEEKADVTSTLRMESLELGGKVVEKTSGGGATPAAASDTNSKPTEVMTVGSMPIKVNGYNTETRGVLTVGTIPLDPKALQLDNK